From Chrysemys picta bellii isolate R12L10 chromosome 1, ASM1138683v2, whole genome shotgun sequence:
CTGATCCTATTCATGCTTTCTTGGAGGGCatgtgtgacgctctgtacctcgggggaacaccctaaacccccatgttcatctttataaaatgattgtgcagtatccaatgcaaagtttgtcatgttgggtgtcttcggaaggctcatgatgcactgagcatggttgttatagtaattgttgcaGTAAtgttacatgaaattataacctacatgtagttatgaggctgaaaatgtatttcATGTGTACTACCAATGTATGGTTCTTCCATTCGGCCTGCTAGCAGCCCCGCAAATGTTTACAAAGTGCATGGCGGCCATAGCGGCAAGGGGTTCAGGTTTACCCTTATTTCATGACTAGTTGGTCAGGGGCCGGACAGGGCTCAAGAGGAGTCCAGCCAGGGGTGAaaataacttaaaggacttaccagtacactggagtcctgagcaggggacGGGGCCTCAAACGGAAGAggcaggccctttaaatcaagttTTCTGGCTGCGATAGTGCgggctgggagccccaagccctttaaatcaccaccagagcggTAGCAGCTGGgaaccctggggctctggcagtgatctAAAGGgtcctgggctctgctggggTAGTGGCagtctgggccctttaaattgtcacCAGAGccttgctgccagagccccggagtagtggcagtggctgggagccctaggGCTCTgacagcgatttaaagggccaggggctcctctACGgtagtggtggctgggagccccgagccctttaaatcaccgccggagccccagggctcccagctgccaccgctaccccggggctccagcagtggggctctgtccaCTGCcaggagccccaagccctttaaatcgctggcctggggaagctgccccctgccgGTACGGTTGGTGGtatactggctcttgctggtacatGTCACAGAGGAAGAGCACGGCTTGTACCCTGCCAGTCAGTGCAGTGCTCTctacccccaaggatacctgaaagaaactggaacaaaggacagtaattaCAGGGAGTGTGattgattgctggacccagactagaaggaggctggTCTGTAAAAcgaagcttactggaattcctctaaggatgaggttttatctgtattcagttttcttagacatagacttgcgtgttttattttattttacttggtaattcactttgttctgtctgccattacttggaaccacttaaatcctactttctgtatttaataaaatcacttcttacttaatacatactctgggttaattaataatacctgggggggaaaacagctgtgcatatctctctatcggtgttataaagggtgaacaatttatgagtttaccctatataagctttatacagggtaaaacggatttatttagtgtttagaccccattgggagttgggcatctgagtgttaaagacaggaacacttctgtaagctgctttcaattaagtctgcagctttggggcgcaCAGACCTAggccctggccaatgggagctgtggggacagcaCTGTACTGTACTGCCTTGGGGCTCAAGGCTTCAGCtgcagggtggcagggggggtggTCAGGGCTCCAGACTTCTGACCCTCGGGAGCACCAGGGCTTTAGAGGGGGGgagtgctggggctcggggcttcagcccatGACTCCACTTCCGGTTTCACTCCcacagggggtgctggggcttggggtttcAGCCCCACAGCTCTGTTCCTGACTTTAGCCCCGTGGGGGgcaccagggcttggggctttagcTACGGGGGGAGTGACAGTTTCAGCCCCAGCACTCCCCCTGTAGCTAAAGCCCAGAGCCCtggtctcccctccaccccccgaagTAGGGAGTGGACCATGGGAAGCCCTGAGCCCTAGCAATCCCCACAAGGCTGAAACTGGGAGTGGAGCTGCGGTGCTAGCGCTCCCTTCACATCTAAAGTGCTGAGCCCCGGTGCTCCCACAGGGcaggagccccctgccctgagcccgggTGCCCAAGAGTCAGAAGCCCCAACTCTGTTCCCGCCCCCCCACGGCctggagccctgacccccctcctctccccctgcagctgcagcctcccaacccccccaatGTGGCTGAAGTCCATAACCTCTTCTTCAAAGTTacggaacatttcagagttacggacaacctccattcccgaggtatCTGTAACTCCGAGGTTCTCACTGTATTAACTTTTtacccacttttaacttttaggcacccctaGAACGCCGGCGCCCCTAGGCACATGACTCCTGTGCCTAAATGGAAATCCGTCCGTCTAGCCTGgctaagggcttgatcctctacaaagtgctgagcactctgacccCAATCCAGCAAGTCACTTAAGTATATGGTTAATTTTAAGCGCTGGAGTAGTGCCATGCCCTAAGTGACCAGGTCCTGATCCTGTGGACaagcacttgcttaaagttaagcatccaactagggttgccaggcgtccggttttcgaccaaAACGCCCTTTTGAAAAGAGACATTCGTGGccccggtcagcactgctgactgggccactAAAGGTCCAgtcagcagcacagtggggctaaggcaggctccctgcctgccctggctccgtggctcccagaagcaaccaGCATATCTCTCCAGCTCTtaggcacaggggcagccaggaaAGTTCTGTGCACCGCCCTCGCCCGCAGGCGctatccccgcagctcccattggccgtggttcccagacCAAGGCAAgcgcaagggtgttcggttttctgcaatcagaacaTTGGCAGCCCTACACCCAACTAACACCACAGGCCTAGGCACCTTCTTCAAATTAAAAAAGTGCCTGTTTGCAGGATTTGAGAGATGTGAACagtaaagaaggggggggggttatttaGGGTGGGACCAGAAGGCTCCCATTCTGAACCTCTCTCCGCACATGTCACAGAGGAAGAGCACGGCTTGTATCCTGCCGGTCAGTGCAGTGCTCTGCTTCAGGACTCACTCTCTGCTTGGGTCCAACAGGAGCACAGAAGAAGCTTGTTGGCTTCACAGCAGCAATGAAAACACCTACCAAACAAGTGCAGGGCAGATCTGCCTGTGGCTGAGCCCACATGTCACACAGGCTAACTTGATTCTACCAGTATAGATGCTACTGCACCCTTTGCagccactccctctccccctcccccaaattacaCCGATCCACCCTGCACATTCAGCACTATGGAATCAAAACTCACCTATCTTAAGGCTGTACTTAAATATCTGAAGCCCGCACGCACACAAAGGAAGTTGGTCAGGCAGCAGCCAACCTCTGAACGTGTGCATGGGAGTTCACAGTGGTTGGATTTGGAAGCGGAGGCTCATTtgaagcaaaaacaatgaggagtccggtggtaccttgaagactaacagatttatttgggcataagctttcatgggtaaaaaacccactgatGCAGATGCagtcttgtggatacagactaacacaactacccCTCTGACATGTGAAGCAAAGAAACCACTGACTCAAACAGGTCAAATAAAAATGCAAGGCAGCTGACCAACCCCGCATGCTGGCTTTCACACATTAGTTATGTCGGTGGTATGTGTTCTGCAGACTCGCCAGCTCACAGCCGGCCACGCATCCCACGCAGCACCTTCCTGCTGTACTGCCCCCAGAGCACCCCGCACACAGAACGCTCAGCAATCGCGCCGCATGACAGCCCAGCTCTGACTCTAGGCAAACAATGCCCCAGGGCGCTCGTGAGAAAGATCGCGCCCAGGAGCTTGCGAGCTAACCCCCTCTTCGCATGGGACTGAAAttctccccagggggagaactACCATAAAGTCTATAGCACTGCAGCCTCAACCTGTTCTTAAGCTCCTTGCTGAAAGGAGCCTTCTCCCTCACACTCGACCCAGCTTTAGAACTTCTTGTCTTTAATGGTTCACCTATCAGACACTTTCcaagaaggatggttttgtgcttAAGGGGCAGGCATAGGCAACGGCAGGCCTAGGGTCTGTTTCCACTTCTAACAGTGGCCTCATTTTTCCTACCTCAAGCAGGAGCTGTAGGGTTCCTGTTACATATGCCACATAGTCACATTATACGAAAAtcctttgttctttcttttttgttataAAAACAAGCCCTACCTTTCAGGCATGCACTAAGCTGTCCTCTGAACTCAAATACAAGCATCCTGTGTGGTTTACTTTGGCTTAAGTTCATAAGTGACCAGTCTCTCACTGCTCCTTCCTTCCTACTAACTTTCCATGGTTGCTTTTGCTGTGACAGTAAGGGTTGTTTGTTTCTCTTGGTTTCACTCTGCAAAAGAGGCTAGAGATGGAAgagggggaggatggttacacAGCCCTACGCTTcaaaggaagaaggaaaagatCAAATGGAGGTAAGAATAACATCTCCAGACTTTATTTCTGTGCCATGTACCACCAGATAATTTGATTtagcgcagtggttctcaaccaggggtcttgGGCCTcctggggggctgcaagcaggtttcagagggtctGGCCTGCCAAGCAGAGCTACCATTAGACTCCCtggggcccaaggcagaaagctgaagccccaaggCCACTGCATGGGACTGAAGCcaggggccctgagccccaccacccagggctgaagccgaagcacTGTAGCTTCACGGGAgctcctgtggcatggggccccaggcaattgccctgcttgctaccccctacgGCCATGGcgtttatatgcagaaaaacagttgttgtggcacaggtgggccatggagtttttatagcatgttggcggggcctcagaaagaaaaaagttgagaacccgGGATTTAACTGAGAGTCAGGACTAGAACTGGGCAAAAATTTTTGGACAGTTTATTTGATGAAAAATACAGTTTTGGCTGACCCAAAAGTATGTGCAAATTTGGTACAAATAATATTGGCCGTTCACAAAACAGTGGAGGTTGTGGTGCTGCTGCAAGCCCCCCAACCTTTAGCCTGGGGGTGGGATGCAGGTGATCTGGCTTTGAATCCGTGCTCTGGAACAAAGCCAGAACATCCTTTATTGAGTcaccaaaatttttaaaaaaatcaaatcaggtTCAGTTCAACCTAAACCAGTTTTTTCccgtgtgttttttttttttaactgccaccAAACCAAAAGATCAGTTATTTGTGCAGCTCTAGTCAGGACTGCTTGAGTACATCTACATGGCAAGCAGAAACCCACAGCAGCGAGTCTGGGTCTAAAGACTTGGGTTCGCAGGGCTCATGCCACCAGtgcaaaaatagctgtgtagatgttcaggcttgggctggagcttagGCTCtttctacacagctatttttagcagtatagCATGAGCCTGAGTCCATAGACCCAGGCTCTCAGACTTGCTGCCGCAtgtttctgcttgctgtgtagacgtacccaggagcggcgccagggtttttgccgccctaggtggggggtccttctggtcttcggggcacttcggcggcgggtcctagagcgcagaaggaccccccgccgcagaattgcctccaagggcggcaaaatgccgcaccccaaattctggcaccctaggcaaccgcctaggtcacctaaatggaagcgccggccctggacGTACCTCTTGGGTCTTTATCCAACTCTGCCAATGGCTTGCTGCATGACCTCCAGTTAAGCATGCTCTTTAAACTttctatacctcagtttccccatctgtaaaatgtactTGTTTCTGGATGTGGTGAAGCTTCATATTTATAAAACGTTTTGAGACCCTTCAATCAAAAGTGCTATAAGGGTGCATAGGCATATTTATTTtcagtatatttttatttaatgagaTTTGAAAATGCCATAACCACAGATAGATTAGAATCCTTTGAACAGGGAGGGCATGAGTCCTCTTTCACTCATAtgacagtggagttactcctgatttacaccagaataaGTGAGAGGAGAGTCAGGCCAAGAGTCTTAACAGCCTTACAGGAGCCCCATTTGCACATCAGATAATATCTAATATGCCTAGCCTATACCGGCTGCTTTTGTAAACACTTTTGAAGAGAATGACTAGGTAACCACTTTTCCCTGGCACAATTGAAGCCACTGATAGGATTTGTCACCCTTCCATGGGTTACTCTTtgataaattaatatttaataatttaataataattaatacatgtTAGTTATAAAGTCAGTATATCAGGAAGTCATCACAAAATGGTGCCTTAACCCACAAGTTCCTGCCCATTTATGTAAACATCAGCTAAAgctccacagagagagagagagcgtgcggGCGTGTGCTATCCCAGTGCAGCAAAACAGAAATGTGATCcttaaaaaacagagaaaaaaattacTTTAGGGCAATTAATAACCCAAAGCTAATTACATCTTTCGCTGTTCTCTTAGGAGAGTGGTCATCTAGCAAATATTTGGGGAGCGGTTTACAGAAGGAAAGGACTGCaactcagtggctctcaacctctccagactactgtacccctttcaggagtctgatttgtcttgcgtacccccaagtttcaattcacttaaaaactacttgcttacaaaatcagacataataatacaaaagtgtcacagcacgctattaTTGACAAATTgcgtactttctcatttttaccatataattataaaataaaccaactgGAATATAAGTGTTGTActtccatttcagtgtatagtatatagcgcagtataaacaagtcattgtctggatGAAATTTaaatttgtactgacttctctagtgctttttatgtagcctgctgtaaaactaggcaaatatctagatgagttgatgtaccccctggaagacctctgtgtacctatggttgagaaccactgctgtaactTATCTGATCTCTGAGTAAAATGGAAGCAAGTATATTTGTATCACAGACCTAGAGAATGTAGAGTAAGAATTTAGAGGGTGAGGTGTGACTGAATGATTTGGGAGTAGTGGGAAATGGGTTGCAATTATTTTTACTTCTAGAGCACAAGCTGCCATGCAGCTCCACCTCAGTGGATTGAATGACTCAAGGAGATAGCATACAGAAACTTTTATCTCTAGGGCACAGTTTACATCCACTCTCAGGTCATGGGGAATGGGTTAAATAGAGCCTTCACCTCTGCAGAAGTCATCTTTTCCAATGTTGCCCTATGCATGTGGAGATTGAGTAATTcaggggggctggaaggggaCACTGAGCCACTCAGCTTTAGGTGCCATCAGTTCCTATCTATTCTATGCAGGTCAGTAGTGAGTGATCAGAATTCATTCCCATCTGCCAGCTGttcagtgcattgtgtgaaattATTTAGGGTTGCAGTCTAATACCTGATTGGACaattgtccacatcacaaaacccactCCCATGGCTGGGATTGCTTACCTTTAATTGGCTATCTCCCAAGGAATGGATGGGTTACACAGACCGAATTCCCTACTCAGCCCTGGAAGAGGGATCACGATCAAGTCACTTTGATGGGGGGGCTGATGTGTTGGAAACTTGTACTGCCATTGCTCATACTATACCTGTTTGGAGAGAGATACAAAGAGCTTCAGGTTCCTGGACTCACAACCCAGCACTTTTCACCAACACTGTATTCACTGAAAGTAAACCAACAAAGAACAAAATAGAGCTAGAAATGTCCTCTTTCTCCAACCAGGAGGCTGGTACAAGCTCATTGACTATGGGAGGCTTGATGGTATAGGTTCATAGTTCAAAATACTTagtccatagattcatagattgtaaggctagaagggaccactgggatcatttggactgacctgtataacacaggccatagaacttccctaaacGAATTCCTCTTTGAGCTAAACAGGATTTCATTTttcctctgatgcttcagaggagatTGAAACATCCACAATGCCCCATGTGAAGCACCATTCCATTATATATACCATGaaaggaaatttcttcctgacccccagGGAGTAGTTTATGCCTTGAAGCACTAGGAATGAGGGAAATATGTAACCCTTGTAGAGTCACTGCAGATGCCATTCTTATATTTTAATTCCTACAGAGCTATTTGCCTCAGTAGTAACCCAGGTCAGTGCCTTCAACTGGGCAATTCTAACTTTCTTTCCTTTCAAGTGCCCCCCTTGCCTTCTGTTATGGGTTAGGATGAATAAAAGTGCTCAGCTGGCCTTTGCCTTTGTGGGTCTCTTCCTGTTTCTAACCAGGTGTCGGCAACCTTCGCACGCACCCATCagagtaatccgctggtgggccatgagacattttgtttacgttgaccgtccgcaggcacggccccccgcagctctcagtggctgcggtttgccgttcctggccaatgagagttgCAGAAAGCAGTGGGCCGCAGGaacgtgctggctgctgcttcccacagctcctattggctgggaacggcaaacctcggccactgggagctgtgggggccgtgcctgcggacaggcaacgtaaacaaaatgtctcacggacCGCCaccggattaccctgatgggccacatgccgaaggttgccgacccctgattctAAACTATGCTAACAGCTCCTTCTGTGTTTGCAGCTTCTTCCAGGTCTTCTCCATTTTGCCATCCCTTGACCATATCCCTAGGAGTAGCGGTGATCATTCTGCTTGGGACTGTGACAGGTTTGGTTGTTCTGAGTAAGTTCTGGCTCCTTGTTTCAAAGCCAAGAAGGGGAGGGTAAGTTCAATAATGGGTGAGACATGCCATTTTTATGATCACATCTTCCATCCCTAATCCATCTGCCCTGCATATTACACTGGAAACACAACAGCTAGAGATTTCTAGCGCTCAGCCATTTTAATTGATGGAAGGAAAACAGAGCCCATTGAAGAGGGAAAGAGTTTGCATTTAGAAAAGCTTGGCATCTTCATTCACTGCTCCTGCTACTTGTCCATTTGGCCAGATGAGACAAGTGTAAAGCAATGATTGAGGCATAAAAGCAAACCTCTGCCACAGGCAATTCGGAGAGACAATCAGGCCATCTGTGGCAAAAAAAGGGCAATATTAGATGGGCCTCATTTTTCCTCTATCAGCTCATCACAGAGTGACACTGCCCTTAGGAGTGAGCAGGGCCAGTGCCTCTGTGACTCATCAGCTGTCTCCCAGTTGttttaaaagaacataagaacggccatactgggtcagaccaaaggtccatctagcccagtatcctgtctgctgacagtggccaatgccagctgcttcagagggaatgaacagaacaggtaatcataaagtgactgtgatccatcctctgtcacccattccaagcttctggcaaacaggggttAGGGGCACCATCCCAAAAGAGGGCACCTGGGCTGAGAGGGAGAGAAACCTGGTGAGTCAGAGCTCCCAGAGAGCAGGAGATGGGAGGAGTTGTCTGGTAGAGCCTGTAGGGAGCAGAGAGCTCTCTGCAGGCCTTCCCTGGAAAAAGGTGGGAATTATTAGGAAGGCAGTGGAGGGGCTGGCTAGCTGACTTTCCTGAGCTAGACCGACAAACCAGGAGAGAGCTTAAGgctgagagcagcagagggagatgcctgCTGGCTCATGGAGCCAGAGACCTGAAGCCGAAGGGACAgagagggcagaaggctgggagaGAGGCATGGTGAGGGATGCCAGAGCCTGTGGTGAGGGACGCTGATTGATTTGATGTTGGAAATATGATTATGGGACTTGGGTTATGGGTTATGTGCATGGGACTTTGGTAATTAACCCTGCAAGGACTATGGTTGTACTCAAAGATTGTTTGGACTATTTACTGGGGACTCtgagaaaggggaaactgaggcaggtgtgCCTCTCATGCTGTGGCTTGCTGTAGAAGGGCACTCCAAGCGAGGTTGCCgtgtgacacagctactcattttGCTTAATCCATTACATGTATTTATATCTCTGTGTGTTTTCTATTTAAGTCTTTCAAGGCTCTAGTCTCAGCTGCCTCAACAGTGCCCAGAATTTATCTGAGGAACTCAGTGGAAACAACCAGAATACGTCCGATGACCTTCACAGAAGTACTGTGATGATGCTGGGCAaattaaaggaacatttttgtGGGGAGTTAGAGAGTGGGAAAGCAGGTAACCGCCTCATGTGATATTCTCCTTCCTGTGCATCACTGAAGCATGCAGAGACCTGTATCTTTATTAATAATAGTTCATAGTTTTATGACTGCAGGCATTTATAAAGCCCTAATCACTGTAGTACCTTGGTGCACTTTGAATAATTTAGAGCAGGTTTAGAAACaacatttccccctctccccaaataGACAGTAAATACACTATCACCCTCTGCAGCACCAAACTGGCTACCCAAAAAGGACATGGGGTGGACCACCTAGCGGCCTGAATGGCATTCCCACAACCTGCACTTCCTATAAAGTCTGAACAGAGAGATGGATCTTACATCACACTTCAAATGGAGCCAGGCTCAGATCAGATATTTTTTCTAGCAGAAGTGAATTCCAGAGGTGAGGACAGGAACATCCTATCTATGGTGCCCAGGAGTAGCCCCCCTCAGGCAGGCGGCAGGAGCATTCCTGCTGAGCATAGGTGCAGTgactggacagagagagagagagagagaggtgggtccTAGAAACCGCTTTATAGGTGATGATCAATGCTTTGATGTCTTGGCAcctcaggaagagaaaggagcatGGGTATAATAAGCTGCTGTTGCTCTGCACCCTTCAGAAAGCGGGCAGCTGCATTCTGTATTAGGTGAAGCATCTAGCTGGTTTTTCAGGGAGTCCCCAGGTAGTGTGTGTTCCTGCAGTCTAGCCTTGAGTAGACACAGGCAGGGATTGCCATGTCAAGTTCCACATCTGAGAAGAAAGGATGGTCTGTGAAAGAGAGAGGGAGCTGGATAATGAGAGGGAAAAAGGAGGGTGGAGATACTCCATTCATCTCGTTATAGGACTCTTTCTTTACCCTGTAGAACATGCCCAGTGTGAGTACTGTCCACTTGGATGGGTTCTGCGCCACGGGAAATGCTACTACTtctcagagaagaaaaaaaactggAGTGATAGCGAGAGGTACTGCAACtcacaggcaggcagcctggctGTGATTGACAATGAGGAGGAGAAGGTGAGAAAACACCTCATTCACATTTCTAATGGAGAAAGGGAGAGCAATCCAACAAGGAACATAAGAAATACCATACCAGAAGGAAGTCAAATGTAGCTCACTTCCTGCCACAGAGGGTCAGACCATCATATGGTCTGTATCAAGCTCCTGACACACCGGACATGACCAGGAGTGCATTTGTCCAGGGTCTCTTCATCTACTGCaccattgatctgatccagtagTGGTGCAGTAGATGAAGAGACCCTGGACAAATGGACTCCTGGTCATGTCTGGTGTATCTAATCCATTATTCTCTCTCAGCTTTTGCCATAGTGGAACAGACCAAAGGCTCATCTAGCCCTGTATTTTGTCTCTGACAATGGTCAGTGCGAGATACTGGTGGGATGTATATCCACAATGCCCTGTTATTATACTGGGGAATGAGGGAATTGCTTCCTTGAAAGTCTGTCTTCTCTGATTTTTTCACTGGGGGTCCTGTTGTGACAACTGGTCTATAACTTTTGCCTGCTTAGAAAATTACCATGGAAAGTAGGTTgttattttcaattttaaaaactttataaaTGGGTGTGAAAGAGTCAGAGACTGGATTAGCCTAAACCAAAAAGACCACATTGATATAATCCAAGGACTGTTGAAATTATACTTGTTAAAACATTATGTGGTGCcagatattaatgaattaaaAGTGGTATGTCAGTTATTAGGCCTAATTGCTGAACAAAACGATGAGGGATGGACTATCCCACCCACCATTCCTTTTGTGAGTCCTTAAAGAAAAAGACTTTGGGGGAGAATGGAGTGagtttcaccatcatggctgccacccccaccacctCCTGGGATCCGTGGGCCTCCATTACCCTAACCTGAGGGTATGCCTGCACAGGGATAAAAACCCACGGCTGACCTGGGCCTGGGCTCCAGGGCTGACAAATTACTacgtagatgtttgggctcagtcTGTGAgagtggagggtcc
This genomic window contains:
- the LOC103307068 gene encoding natural killer cells antigen CD94-like, coding for MEEGEDGYTALRFKGRRKRSNGASSRSSPFCHPLTISLGVAVIILLGTVTGLVVLIFQGSSLSCLNSAQNLSEELSGNNQNTSDDLHRSTVMMLGKLKEHFCGELESGKAEHAQCEYCPLGWVLRHGKCYYFSEKKKNWSDSERYCNSQAGSLAVIDNEEEKTFIMNRMKMEKGYYWLGLSKGKDRWLWVTGAGLPAEKLHVSGSSGSHSCVVCGMDEILAESCFNPNKWICEKATMEFPTVKRASLD